The DNA segment CGTTTGTGTCAAGGGTGCCGTGAACAGTCAAACTTGCTGCTGTAACCGAACCGACATCATTCTGTGCCGCATCTCGAGCCATTAAAGTCCAAGTTCCGTTCGGATTTGTTACTCCCGCGAAAGCCAGATTCAATTGCGTCCGCGGTGCGGGATTGATCTGGCCAAAATCACCTGCTTCTGTCGTTCGGTAAGTTCCCGGCGTTACGGTGCATGTATCGCCACATGAACCATCGGTCGCAACCGTCCAAATGTGGGGTGGGGTCGGCGCGGCATCGTTGAACGTGTATGTGCCGCCATAATTGGAATCGTCTCCAAAACCGGTCGCCGTCATAACGCCGATCCTGCTGACCAGCACCAGGTTTGTGCCATTGGGAGAGGCGAGCCTCATGTCAACATCACCAACCCAAGTGTGAGTTAGTGTGACGGCGACCGAAATGTCGACGATGGGAGCATTGACACCAACAACATCAAAACTGATGACCAGCGGAGCACCGTAAACTGGCGGGGTTCCGCTGCCGCCATCCGGAACTGGACCGACTCCAGTTCCCTGAAATGTTCTTGCTCCAGAACTGAATTCACCCGCAAGAAGCATCGCCAGTGTCATCAGTGCCAGATCAGAACGATGTTGACTCGATCTGAATATCAACTTTGGGCATGTGCGGGCCATGCTTGGTAATGGGTTTGACAACTCATAACAGAACACAGGGCGTTTGGAAGGGGAATTTCGGTTTAGCTTCCGAAGTTTCTCTTTGCGACTTGGGTTTCTTTCGATCTTCCCGGCAATACGCCGCCAGCCCCTGCAATTCGCCCTCGCGACCGACCCAGGCTGCGCCGGAGGCTTCGCCGAGGCGAGAGCCGCTTTCCTTATAGCCGCCGAACGGCTTCATGTGAGGCCCAGTTGCTTGCGAACTTGGTCGGCGGAGAACGTCGGCTTGCCTTTGTTGCGGGCACGGGCTTCGAGCAGGTCAAGGTAGTCGTTCAAATCTTCCATCTGCTCGCGCATTGAACCGATTTGTTTGAGCACGGCTTGCCGACGACGTTTCATCAGGCCGTCGCCAGTCTGCGTGAAGCACGATGAACCGCGCCGCGGCCCCGGCGGCGCCCGCGCTTTACGCGATCCAATTCCGCGATGAGCCGCGCCTCGGCCAGCGCGCGCGGCGCGGCGAAGACAACGGGATGTTTGGCCTCAAATTCCCAGAGTTCTTCGAGGCTTATCGGTTTTGTCCGTTTCACTGTCATGGCGTCAATGTAGTTCAGTTGTCGTCTTTGTTGCAAGGGTTGGATGACTGATTTTCTCCTGCCGCTTGGTGATGGCGGTCATCTCCGGCGTTTGAATGATAAACAAATCCTGAATGGGAGAAACGGCCAACAGCTTCTCGTAGAACGTCGCGGAATTCACCGTGGCCTCGCCCCAAATTCGGGGAATGTTCAAAGCTTTCGCCAATTGAACCAGGCCGAAAATGATGCCGCTGCCCACGCCGCTCACCGGCCATGTCGGTTGGAGGGCGCGCGGGTGCAGCGCGAGAAAATCGAGCGCAAGGTGATGACACCAAGTGCGTCGGCAATAGGCGAGGCCAATGGGCAAATCCCGGCCTCCTTGCCGGATCGTGGCGACCATGATGAAGGCGATTTCGCATTTCGCATCGCGGCGAATCTCGCGCTGAAGTCCGGCAAAACTTTCGGCGGCTTCATCGGTGCGCGAGTAATAGCGCCAGCGCTTGGCGGCGAGCCGCGTGAATTCGACCGCTTCCCGGATGATAGTGGAGGACTTGCGCGCGAACGGAGAAAGGCTGCGATGATAACGGCGGAGTTCGGCTTGGTTTGCAAAACGAAGCGTCGCCTTGTGTGGCAAGTTTTCCACTATGATTTGGAACGGAAATTCGTTCACAATCGGCATTAAGTATTTTTGAATCAATCCAGACGACAATACGCCGACAATCCCTGCAATCCGCCTTCACGACCAAACCCGCTTTCCTTGTAACCGCCGAACGGACTCGTCGGGTCGAATTTGTTGTACGTGTTCGCCCAGACGACGCCGGCGCGCAGCTTGTTGACCATCTTGAAAATCTTGCTGCCTTTGTCTGTCCACACGCCCGCGCTCAAGCCGTAGGGGATGTTGTTCGCGCGCTCGAACGCCTCCTCCGGCGTGCGGAACGTCATCACGCTCAACACCGGCCCGAAGATTTCCGTCCACGCCGCTTTGCACCAGCTCGCGGATTTTTTCGAGCTGCGGCCGCGAGTTGATCGCGCCGATGTCGGTGTTTTTGTCGAGCGGATTGCCCACGCGCAAGGTCTGGATGCGGTCGCGCAATTTCTTGATGACGGTGGAATAAATTCCTTCCTGCACGAACAGGCGCGAGCCGGCGCAGCAGACGTGGCCTTGGTTGAAATAAATGCCCGCGATGACGCCTTCGATGGCCTGGTCAATCGGCGCGTCCTCGAACAAGATGTTCGCCGCCTTGCCGCCGAGTTCGAGCGTCAATTTCGGCGTAGCTGGGTTCGGCAGAACGCGGCCAATTTTGTTTGTTGAGAAGTTACCGGCGCTCTGCCGAGCGCCGCTACGTTCCGCAATTGCCCTCGCAATCGCCTTACCGACTTCCGTGCTCCCCGTAAAAGCAATCTTGTCAATGTCCGGATGATTGACGAGCGCCGCGCCGGTTTCGCCCGCGCCGGTGACGATGTTCACCACGCCTTCGGGCAATTCCGCCTCCTGAAAAATCTGCGCCAGCCGCAGCGCCGTGAGACTCGTGGTCTCGGCGGGCTTGAGCACGACGGTATTCCCGCACGCGAGCGCGGGCGCGATTTTCCACGCGGCCATGAGCAACGGAAAATTCCACGGAATGATCTGCCCCGCGACGCCGAGCGGCTGCGGCGTTTTACCGGGGAATGCGTATTTCAGCTTGTCCGCCCAACCCGCGTAATAAAAGAAGTGCGCAGCCACGAGCGGCAAATCCACGTCGCGGCTTTCCTTGATGGTCTTGCCGCCGTCCATCGTTTCGAGCACGGCCAGTTCGCGCGATTTCTCCTGAATGATGCGCGCAATGCGATAAAGATATTTGCCCCGCTCGCGTCCCGGCATCTTGCTCCAGACTTTATCGTAGGCTTTGCGCGCGGCCTTCACCGCTGAATCAACATCGCCCTCATTCGCAGCCGCAATTTCCGTGAGTTGCTGCTCGGTCGCGGGGTTGATAGATGGTAAATATTTTCCCGAGCGCGGCTTCACAAACTTGCCGTTGATGAACAGCTCATGCCGCGGCGCGATGACGTAATGTTTTGATTCCTCCGGCGCGGGCGCGTAATCCCATTTGTTGCCGAACACGAGCCGGCGCTCTTTCAGCGGCACGACGGCGTGAGTTGGAGCGGCGACTACGCGCCTGGCTGAAACTTTGCGGGAGAGATGTTTGAGTTTCATAACAATCGAGAATCGGACTCCCTCTCCCCCATCGGGGGAGAGGGTTGGGGTGAGGGGGCGGGCTGTGGCAAATAGCCATCAATTTCCTCCTGGCGTCCCGTTCGTTCCATCAATGCGTGCCAGATTTCAAATCGCACCGTCTCAAGTTCACCGCGCAATTGATGATTCCAGAAGCGGAGCAGTTTAATCCCTTGGCCGACGAGGAACTGATTTCGTTTTTCGTCTCGGGCGCGCTGGTCGGGAAAGCCACGCCCGCCGCCATCAAGTTCAACTGCGATTTTTGCGGCCGTGCAGAAGAAATCGAGGGAGTAAATGCCGCATGGATACTGGCGGCGGAATTTGAATTCGACGAAGCGGCGGTCGCGCAGCAAACGCCACAGGCGTCTTTCGGCTTCAGTGGATTTTTTCCGCAAGTGGCGCGCGAAGTTGCGGACCTCGACGGTACGTGTGCGGCGTTTGCCGTATTGTGGCGGTCGCCCCCTCACCCCACCCCTCTCCCCTGATGGGGGAGAGGGTGACTGCGATGCCGCACGGGCACAATTTACGGTCTGTGTTGCGGCTAATTTTTGTTTCACGGCAGCGAAAAGTAATCCGGGCCTTGATGATTCGCATCCACCTGCTTGGCTCTTTGCATGAGCACTTCGTTGACGAGCGTGCGCGCACGGAAGGATTTGAGTTTGGTTTTCATGGGGCGTTTTTCTTCAGCGTTTTCCAGCCGGAAATCTGCTCGTCAATTTCTTTTCCCTTCGCCTTTGCCACGGCAAGCGGCAAGCCTCGATTCATCCCGGGCCGTTGGTGGCCGGTTTCGGTGAGCCATGCGTCTTTCATCATGCGCTGTTTGTCTTGAACCAGCTTCAGGATTTCCTTGCCGCGCGGGTGGGCCGCCAGCATCGCCTGCGGATCGTCAATGGCCGTCAGGTCCTTCGCGCCGAGATGCAATAGGATTTGTTTCGCGATGATCCAATGGCCGGTCTCGTTGCAATGCACGCCGTCGCCGGCGAGAAAAAATTTCGGGTCGCGCACGCGCTGCTCGGTGAGATCACGGTTCATTGGCCCGTGCAAGTCCGCCACGTCCCAGCCCGCCGCGCACTGCGCCAGCAGCCAGTCGGAGTAGCGGTCGAGCGCGTTGCCGTAGCCGGGATGACCGCCTTTGACTTCATCGAACGTCGGGGGCGTGATGAGAATGATTTTCACGCCCGCCGCCGTGACTTGTTCACGCAGCCGCTTGATGCCGGCTTGAAATTTTCGAAACCGTTCCGCGCTGAACGGCAGATAAATACCGTCATTCATTCCGTAACAAGCGATGACCAGGTCGGGCTTCGTTTTCTCCAGCACGCGGCTCAAACGTTCGTGCAAATCGGGCCGGGGAAATTGGCCACCCGCATGACCTTCTTCGGAAAGGCCGGAGACAGTTTCGCTGGGTAGGCCAAGATTCAGAAACTCGAATTGCCGCTCAGGGAAGCGCGTCACGAAGTAGGCCTCAATGATTTCAACATATTGGCCCGCATAGGTGATGCTGTCGCCGAGAAAAACGATGCGACGAACATCTTGTAACTTCGACAACGCGTTGGTGGACTCGGCCGCCGTCAGAGGTGATGGCATCAGGCAAAACAACAAGACGGCGAACAGGAAATGCGGCGAACGCCAGACCTCGACAACTTTTGAGTCGACTTCGAGCGCTCTAAGCATTGACTGATTCACGGGGTCTTTCGCTTGCGGTCGGGCCGGAGCTTAAGCCGACAATGTAACCAAACCGTGCGCGAAATTGTTCCCGCGTCATGTTTGCGGTCTCGGCAAATCGGGCGAGCCGCGTCGGTTTCTGGAAATCTTCCGGTTCGAGCCGGATCATGTAACGGCGCGCACATTCGTAGGCCTCGGCGTCCACATTGACTTTGCGCACCTGCATGCGGCCCGTCGCCGGATTGAGCAGTTGCTCGAACGGCAGTGGCATCATTTTGCCGCCGACAAAGGAAATGATGGCGCCATGTCTGGCCGCCTGTTCCGAACGCAGAAACTTCACCGCGGCATAACCGAGGTCGCGCGTGTATTCGGCATCGAACGGAATCGGATCGGCGCAGCGCAATTCGTAACCGAGGTCTTTGGCCACCAGCACCAGCTTCAGGCCAAGCTTCTCCAGCCGCTCGCCGAGCATGTCCGTGATCATCCGGCCGAAATCAATTTCGCCCAGCCGCAGGTGGCCGTGATCGTCACGGCTGATTTTTCCGTAACGCTCAAGCTTTCCGTGCTCAACCGCTCCCAACAATCCCTTCTCCCCGATGGACTCCAATAATCCTTCCGCCAAAACCGCGACGCCAAAACGGTTTCCGGTTGCGCGGCGTTTGATGATCGCGCCCAGGAGAATGTCGCAAACCTCGTCGAACGTGACGGGGCGTTCGCGAAACTCCTCCGGGATGATGGTCAGCGTGGCCGCGGCGGCCTTGCCCATACCAAGCGCAAGGTGTCCCGCTGCGCGCCCCATGCTGATGATGATGTACCAGCGCGAGGTCGTGCGCGCGTCTTCGGCCAGGTTGCGGACGATGGCCACACCGTGGTGTCGCGCGGTCTCGAAGCCAAACGTTGGCGTTGAGCCGGGCAACGGCAGATCGTTGTCAATGGTCTTGGGCACATGCGCGACGCCGATGGCGCCACCGGCTTCCTTGTAAACGCGGCTGGCGGAAAAGGCCGTGTCGTCGCCGCCAATGGTCACGAGCGCGCCGATGTTCCAGCCGCGCAGGACCTCCAGCACATTCTTCATGCTCGCTTCGGACTTCGTGGGATTGGCCCGCGCCGTGCCAAGAATGGAACCACCGCGCAGGTGAATATCTTTGACGCCCTCGATGCTCAACTTGGAGTAATGTTCCGCGTCACCTTGCGCGAGCCACTTGAAGCCGTCCCGAAAACCGATGACTTCGTAGCCCTGGTTGACGCCTTCAATCGTGGCGGCACTGATGACGCCATTGATGCCGGGCGCCGGACCACCCCCGACCAGGATGGCCAGCCGGCCTTTCTTTACAAGCTCTGCCATGAACTTATTCTAGCGGGTTGGATTTGATAGGAAAGCAATTTGACGCAAGCTTTACGGCAGCGAGAAGTAATCCGCGCCCTGGTAACTGCCATCTGCGAGCTTGGCGATTTGCATGAGCACGTCGTTGACGAGCGTGCTGGCGCCGAAGCGGAACAGGTCGGGCGTGAGCCAGTCGTCGCCGAGGGTTTCCTTGACCATCACGAGGTAGGCGAGCGCCTGCTTGGACGTGCGGAGGCCGCCGGCCGGCTTCATGCCGATGCGGATGCCGGTGGCAAAAAAATAATCGCGGATGGCTTCCAGCATCACGAGCGTGACGGGCAGGGTAGCAGCGGGCGAAGCTTTGCCGGTGCTGGTCTTGATGAAATCGCCGCCGGCTTGCATAGCGATTTCGCTGGCGAGACGGACGTTGTCGTAGGTCACGAGTTCACCGGTTTCGAGAATCACCTTCAAGTGTGCCGGGCCGCAGGCTTCCTTCGTGGCGGCGATTTCGTCGAACACTTTAGCGTGGTTGCCGGCGAGGAAGGCGCAGCGGTTGATGACCATATCAATTTCATCCGCGCCATCGGCCACGGCGCGACGGACTTCACCGAGTCTCGTCGGCAAGGGAAATTGTCCGCTGGGAAAACCGGTGGCGACGGAAGCCACGCGAACGGGCGAATTGTCGCCGAGGAATTTACGGGCGTATTTCACCATGTTCGGATAAACGCAGACTGCGGCGCAGGGCGGCACGTTGTATTTAGCCTCCGCGGGTTGGAGCGCCTTGCGGCAGAGATAGGCGATCTTGCCTGGCGTGTCTTTGCCTTCGAGCGTGGTGAGGTCGCACATGCTCACGGCCATCTTGAGTCCGACGAGCTTGGTGCTGGTCTTGATGCTGCGCTTGGAGAACGCGGCGGCGCGTTCCTCGACCATGACGGCGTCAACGGTAGGTGTTGTGAAGCCGGACTGGCGCGAAAGCTTCTCTGCTTTTGGGAGGACGGCTGGTTTCATGTCCAGCGTGACTGTGCCGACGCCATGC comes from the Verrucomicrobiota bacterium genome and includes:
- a CDS encoding SGNH/GDSL hydrolase family protein, translated to MPSPLTAAESTNALSKLQDVRRIVFLGDSITYAGQYVEIIEAYFVTRFPERQFEFLNLGLPSETVSGLSEEGHAGGQFPRPDLHERLSRVLEKTKPDLVIACYGMNDGIYLPFSAERFRKFQAGIKRLREQVTAAGVKIILITPPTFDEVKGGHPGYGNALDRYSDWLLAQCAAGWDVADLHGPMNRDLTEQRVRDPKFFLAGDGVHCNETGHWIIAKQILLHLGAKDLTAIDDPQAMLAAHPRGKEILKLVQDKQRMMKDAWLTETGHQRPGMNRGLPLAVAKAKGKEIDEQISGWKTLKKNAP
- the deoC gene encoding deoxyribose-phosphate aldolase, which gives rise to MKPAVLPKAEKLSRQSGFTTPTVDAVMVEERAAAFSKRSIKTSTKLVGLKMAVSMCDLTTLEGKDTPGKIAYLCRKALQPAEAKYNVPPCAAVCVYPNMVKYARKFLGDNSPVRVASVATGFPSGQFPLPTRLGEVRRAVADGADEIDMVINRCAFLAGNHAKVFDEIAATKEACGPAHLKVILETGELVTYDNVRLASEIAMQAGGDFIKTSTGKASPAATLPVTLVMLEAIRDYFFATGIRIGMKPAGGLRTSKQALAYLVMVKETLGDDWLTPDLFRFGASTLVNDVLMQIAKLADGSYQGADYFSLP
- a CDS encoding DUF559 domain-containing protein, whose product is MKQKLAATQTVNCARAASQSPSPPSGERGGVRGRPPQYGKRRTRTVEVRNFARHLRKKSTEAERRLWRLLRDRRFVEFKFRRQYPCGIYSLDFFCTAAKIAVELDGGGRGFPDQRARDEKRNQFLVGQGIKLLRFWNHQLRGELETVRFEIWHALMERTGRQEEIDGYLPQPAPSPQPSPPMGERESDSRLL
- a CDS encoding 6-phosphofructokinase — translated: MAELVKKGRLAILVGGGPAPGINGVISAATIEGVNQGYEVIGFRDGFKWLAQGDAEHYSKLSIEGVKDIHLRGGSILGTARANPTKSEASMKNVLEVLRGWNIGALVTIGGDDTAFSASRVYKEAGGAIGVAHVPKTIDNDLPLPGSTPTFGFETARHHGVAIVRNLAEDARTTSRWYIIISMGRAAGHLALGMGKAAAATLTIIPEEFRERPVTFDEVCDILLGAIIKRRATGNRFGVAVLAEGLLESIGEKGLLGAVEHGKLERYGKISRDDHGHLRLGEIDFGRMITDMLGERLEKLGLKLVLVAKDLGYELRCADPIPFDAEYTRDLGYAAVKFLRSEQAARHGAIISFVGGKMMPLPFEQLLNPATGRMQVRKVNVDAEAYECARRYMIRLEPEDFQKPTRLARFAETANMTREQFRARFGYIVGLSSGPTASERPRESVNA